From the Caballeronia sp. SL2Y3 genome, one window contains:
- a CDS encoding helix-turn-helix domain-containing protein: MFIEREKEAVRIRWGDAVNSGFQPVPHLLFKYQTELDLTNSEMVVLLNILDFWWQADSLPFPGVSMLAKRMGVSSRSVQRAVESLERKHFVKRASALSPSGQARKGFDVSGLVLRLQEIAKREVTKKLESDQQQKSPQDGGLLGSA; the protein is encoded by the coding sequence ATGTTCATCGAACGCGAAAAGGAAGCGGTAAGGATTCGCTGGGGCGACGCCGTCAACAGCGGGTTTCAGCCCGTGCCGCACCTGTTGTTCAAGTATCAAACTGAACTGGATCTGACCAACAGTGAGATGGTTGTGTTGCTGAACATCCTGGACTTCTGGTGGCAAGCGGATTCGTTGCCGTTCCCCGGCGTGTCAATGCTGGCGAAGCGGATGGGTGTGTCAAGCCGGTCGGTACAAAGAGCCGTTGAGTCGCTCGAACGGAAGCATTTTGTGAAGCGCGCTTCAGCGCTTAGCCCAAGCGGCCAGGCGCGCAAAGGCTTCGATGTGAGTGGACTTGTCCTGCGCTTGCAGGAAATAGCGAAAAGAGAAGTAACGAAGAAGCTTGAAAGCGACCAACAACAAAAAAGCCCGCAGGATGGCGGGCTTCTCGGTAGTGCCTAG
- a CDS encoding P63C domain-containing protein, whose translation MEPKDVKKQAAAKARASSLSSEDRSAIAKQAAGKRWAKEHGLPQAQFGSGESPLMIGGIQIDCYVLDDGRRVLTQESFLTSIGRAAKAKGGQGVRTAVDKLPPFIAASNLQPFVERELSQATAPIEFVTPSGARVLGYPAEMLPEVCRVYLAARDEGALLPSQKHIAERADMLVRALASVGIVALVDEATGYQEVRDKKALAALLDKYLRQEFAKWAKRFPDSFYKEMFRLREWPYPTVSGGKPGVVGKYTMDIVYDRLAPGLVQELETRNPKNESGRRAAKHHQWLSDDVGHPALSEHIHAVTGLMRACDNWTQFIGMLDRAFPRKGDSLRLEGFE comes from the coding sequence ATGGAACCGAAGGACGTAAAAAAGCAGGCAGCAGCGAAGGCTCGCGCAAGTTCACTGAGCTCTGAAGATCGCTCTGCGATCGCCAAACAGGCCGCAGGAAAGCGCTGGGCCAAGGAGCATGGCCTGCCTCAAGCACAGTTTGGATCTGGTGAATCACCGCTGATGATTGGCGGAATTCAAATTGACTGTTATGTGCTTGATGACGGTCGCCGTGTGCTGACGCAAGAGAGTTTTCTTACCAGCATCGGACGGGCAGCAAAGGCGAAGGGCGGCCAAGGCGTCCGAACGGCCGTCGATAAGTTGCCCCCGTTTATCGCTGCGTCCAATTTACAGCCGTTTGTGGAACGCGAGCTATCTCAAGCGACCGCGCCCATCGAATTCGTAACGCCTAGCGGCGCGCGCGTACTCGGATATCCGGCGGAAATGCTACCGGAGGTCTGCAGAGTCTATCTGGCGGCACGCGACGAAGGCGCTCTGTTACCTAGTCAGAAACACATCGCAGAGCGCGCAGACATGCTGGTGCGAGCGCTTGCGAGCGTGGGTATCGTTGCCCTCGTCGACGAAGCCACAGGCTACCAAGAAGTCCGCGATAAAAAAGCGCTTGCTGCACTGCTGGACAAGTATCTTCGTCAAGAATTCGCTAAATGGGCGAAGAGATTTCCTGACTCGTTCTATAAAGAGATGTTTCGGCTTCGAGAGTGGCCATACCCAACCGTTTCGGGAGGCAAACCTGGCGTTGTCGGAAAGTACACAATGGATATCGTATATGACCGCTTAGCTCCAGGCCTCGTCCAAGAACTTGAGACGCGTAATCCTAAGAACGAGTCTGGCCGGCGCGCCGCTAAGCATCATCAATGGCTATCGGATGATGTTGGCCACCCGGCTTTGAGCGAACACATTCATGCCGTCACCGGGCTGATGCGGGCATGCGATAACTGGACACAGTTTATCGGCATGTTGGATCGAGCCTTCCCAAGAAAAGGGGACTCGCTGCGACTTGAAGGATTCGAGTGA